A section of the Streptomyces sp. SCL15-4 genome encodes:
- the opcA gene encoding glucose-6-phosphate dehydrogenase assembly protein OpcA produces the protein MKIDLTDTTAGEINKALVRGRRAIGTPAVGMVLTLVIVTDEENAYDALKAANDASREHPSRTLVVVKRVSRGPRDRTASRLDAEVRVGADAGTGETVVLRLYGEVVEHADSVVLPLLLPDAPVVVWWPVNAPLDPAKDPLGALAQRRVTDSYAAEQPVRELSARAAAYTPGDTDLSWTRITPWRSMLAAALDQVDCEVRGVEVEGEEFNPSCELLAMWLADRLDVPVRRSLSAGPGLTAVRLDTSRGPITLDRADGSLATLAIEGQPARAVALKRRDTAELIAEELRRLDPDDTYASALRYGVERLTTVPQQATGAAAEPDAEPDTAPEAAAPEAAAEPEPVEEAAKAPAKKAAAKTAKKAPARKAAAK, from the coding sequence ATGAAGATAGATCTGACCGACACCACCGCCGGAGAGATCAACAAGGCGCTCGTGCGGGGCCGCCGCGCCATCGGCACACCCGCCGTCGGCATGGTCCTCACCCTCGTCATCGTCACCGACGAGGAGAACGCCTACGACGCCCTGAAGGCCGCCAACGACGCCTCGCGCGAGCACCCCTCGCGCACGCTCGTCGTCGTCAAGCGGGTCTCCCGCGGCCCGCGCGACCGCACCGCCTCGCGGCTGGACGCCGAGGTGCGGGTGGGCGCGGACGCGGGCACCGGCGAGACGGTGGTCCTGCGGCTGTACGGCGAGGTCGTCGAGCACGCCGACTCGGTGGTCCTGCCGCTGCTGCTGCCGGACGCCCCGGTCGTCGTGTGGTGGCCGGTGAACGCGCCGCTCGACCCGGCGAAGGACCCGCTGGGCGCGCTCGCCCAGCGCCGGGTCACCGACAGCTACGCCGCCGAGCAGCCGGTGCGGGAGCTGTCCGCCCGCGCCGCCGCCTACACGCCCGGCGACACCGACCTGTCCTGGACCCGGATCACGCCGTGGCGCTCGATGCTGGCGGCGGCCCTGGACCAGGTCGACTGCGAGGTGCGCGGCGTCGAGGTGGAGGGCGAGGAGTTCAATCCGAGCTGTGAGCTGCTGGCGATGTGGCTCGCGGACCGGCTGGACGTCCCCGTCCGTCGCTCCCTGTCCGCCGGCCCGGGACTCACGGCCGTCCGTCTGGACACCAGCCGGGGCCCGATCACGCTGGACCGCGCGGACGGTTCGCTGGCCACGCTGGCCATCGAGGGCCAGCCGGCCCGCGCGGTGGCGCTGAAGCGGCGGGACACCGCCGAGCTGATCGCGGAGGAGCTGCGCCGGCTGGACCCGGACGACACCTACGCGTCGGCGCTGCGCTACGGCGTGGAGCGGCTGACCACGGTGCCCCAGCAGGCCACCGGGGCCGCGGCCGAACCGGACGCCGAGCCGGACACCGCTCCCGAGGCCGCCGCTCCGGAGGCCGCTGCCGAACCGGAGCCGGTGGAGGAGGCGGCCAAGGCCCCCGCGAAGAAGGCGGCGGCCAAGACCGCGAAGAAGGCACCGGCGAGGAAGGCGGCGGCGAAGTGA